A stretch of DNA from Cellulomonas xiejunii:
TGCCGCTGCGGACGTGACGGCCGGAGCCGCGGACGTGGTCGAGGACGTGGCGCCGCGGGCGGCGGCGACGGCTCCGGCGGCCGGCGCGACGGACCGGCGCACGGTGCTGGGCTGCACGTCGGCGTGCGGACCGGCGACGGTCCGCACCTGCGTGCCCGGGACCGTGCCCGGCGCGACGGGACCGACCGCCGGGGTGCCGGCACGCCCGGCCGTGCGACCGGCCACGCGCGTGTCTGCGGCGGCGCGGGCCAGGTGGGTCGCGACGCCGCCGTGGCGGCCGACGGGCAGGGCGGGGCCTGCCGTCCCCAGGCTCGTGGCACGCCGGACGAACGGCCGCCGGTGGCCGGAGCCGGGCAGTGCCCCGGCTCCACGCCACGCCGGAGGGGCCGCGGCGACGCCATGGCCGGCGGCACGCGGCGCGCTCGGGACGGAGCCGACGTCGCTGCCGGTCAGGCCGCTCGGACCGGCGGCGGCTCGCGGGCCGACGGCCCCCGCGATGAGCGTCGCGGGCCCGGCCGCGGGCGGGCCGTCGACGGCGGCCCGGAGCGAGTTCGAGGCTGTGGTCACAAGCGCACCCGGCGCGAGGGCGTCCGACCGGTGCGTGGACGTCGCGACAACCGCAGGGGACGTCCGTGGCGCCGCAGACGACGTGCGGGGCACGGCAGACGACGTGCGGGGCACGCCAGGTGACGTGGCGGGCACCGCGGGCGACGTGGCGCGCACCGCGGGCGACGTGACGGAGGCCGCGGGCCGCGCCCACCGGCGCACGGCCAGGGCAGGCTCACGGCCCGCCGCCCCGACGACGGGGACCGCGGCCCGGACGGCGAGGTCCCGCGAGCCGCGCAGCGCGAGCGACGCGCGGCGCACCGGCCCGCGCAGCGCGGTGACGGCGGTCGGCAGTCCGGTCGTCGCTCGCGGGGCGGACGCCGCGAACGCACGTCCGGGGGCGACGCGCACCGCGTGCTCCCGACCGGCAGGACCGCTCGCGCGCCCCGCGTCGGAGGACCGGACGGTGGGCGGGTCGGCAGGGACGGCGACGGGGGTCGCCGCGCGTCGGCGCAGCGCGGCACCGGCCTGCAGACGACGACGCACGAGGGCACCGCCGGGCCCCGGACGCGCGGACGACGCGGGCGCGCTGCCGGGCACCGTCGGCCTCGTCGGCGCCGCAGCGCCCGGCGCGGGACGGCCGGGTGACGGCTGCTGCGGCGCCGTGGTCGGCCCCGGGCGGCCCCGGGCGGTCCGGCGGCGCGGGGCGACGTCGGACGGTGTGGTCATGGTGCCGACGGCGCGCACGGCGTCGGGCAGGCGCATCGGGACGACGCGTGGTGCGAGCCGGGCCTGGACGGCGCCGGGCCGGTGACCGCGCTCGTCGGGCAGGCGGTCGGCGGAACGCGGCAGACCGCGTGGGCGCTCGCGGTGCGCGGCGACGACGACCGCGTCCTGCGCCGCACGGGCGCGACGCTCGGCCGCCAGCTCACCGGACCACCAGCGCGGCGGGCGCACCGCGTCGGCCACGCGCACCTGCGCCACGACGGGGGCCGGGCCCGCGAGCGCGCGCCGCACCGCGACGGGGCGCCCGGACCCGGCGGCGAACCGTGCCGCCGCCGACGCGAGCGACCCGATCGTGGCCGGGCGCGGCCGGCTCACCGGTCCGGGACGCCGCCACCGCTGCGCGACGGCAGCGCCCAGCGGGGTCGCCGGCGCGCGGCCGGTCGCCGCCTCGGCAGCCCGGCCCGTCGCCCCGTCCGCAGCCCGGCCCGTCATCGCGTCACCGCACGGAACCCGTGGTGCGCGACCTCGAGCGACTCGGTGAGCGGCACGTCGGAGTCGGCCGACAGCGACGGACCCGTCCAGCTCACGGCGAAGACGCCGTCGAGCTCCCAGGACCGCAGTCGGTTGCCGCGCTCGTCGATCACGGTGATGGCGCCCGTCGCCCGCGTCAGGGTGTCGCCGTTGCCGGCGAAGCCCTGCCCGGACGACCGCTGCACCCAGCCGAAGAGCGCGTCGGACTGGACCATGCCGCGCGTGAACACCAGGTGCGGCCAGCGCATGACGCCGGGCAGCTGGTGCACGTACCCGTTCTGGCCGCCCTCGACGTGCTCGATCACGTCCACGTCGAGGCGCAGACCCTGCACCTCGCGGAACGTGCCGATCTCCACGCCGTCGACCTCCAGCAGGAACCTGCTGGAGGTGGGCGGCACCCCGCCGCCCAGGGGCGTCTGCTCAGACACTGTCGCGCACCGCCTCCCATG
This window harbors:
- a CDS encoding phage tail protein, giving the protein MSEQTPLGGGVPPTSSRFLLEVDGVEIGTFREVQGLRLDVDVIEHVEGGQNGYVHQLPGVMRWPHLVFTRGMVQSDALFGWVQRSSGQGFAGNGDTLTRATGAITVIDERGNRLRSWELDGVFAVSWTGPSLSADSDVPLTESLEVAHHGFRAVTR